In the Malania oleifera isolate guangnan ecotype guangnan chromosome 1, ASM2987363v1, whole genome shotgun sequence genome, one interval contains:
- the LOC131145865 gene encoding DNA polymerase I A, chloroplastic/mitochondrial isoform X2: protein MMMATGVASTNHPCPSSVAYSSPRVFRASTRPLHRSDGPRYYNQSPQWKHVSHARSKAPSTLSTQSPCFPNQIIFDRKVDSGEYVHSQSRREGKQFTRHVSGMLLQDRFIPSQKPKNSVPEIMPLKNDRRSNKLAWLEETVKIRKNTMEICDRKNSIFNQKNQSGDVAVKDFNEPGYRVNKITNVDCVKNPILDHPRQTSLSLMHNLGNSVQSNRLSFPKPLEERREIMFDPRTDDVKELVERRSTTTNGVNVEKPEIDISKLITDADKKTQDVVQKDLHDRLCRIYDEVLVVDNVSDAQKVVRMLRNQYRHLVHACDTEVAKIDVKCETPVDHGEIICFSIYSGPEADFGNGKSCIWVDVLDGDGKNILQEFAPFFEDQSIKKVWHNYSFDKHIIENSGLKVSGFHADTMHMARLWDSSRRREGGYSLEALTSDPSVMSGTQICPQKDLIGKISMKSIFGRKKVKKDGSEGKMTTIAPVEKLQREERKLWICYSALDSISTLNLYESLRKKLFATAWFLDGMKRGTMLDFYKEYLRPFGDILVKMETEGMLVDRAYLAEIEKVAHAEQQVAANRFRSWASRHCPDARYMNVGSDAQLRQLFFGGTINRKDPNQSIPVERSFKVPNVDKVIEEGKKLPTKFRNITLRTIVNDMQCEMYTASGWPSVSGDVLKTLAGRVAADFDFTDEVHDLQSEENVGNSFETSDGDVSWDNGFKNNQNIDISAYGTAYAAFGGGQEGREACHAIAALCQMCSIDSLISNFILPLQGSDVSGKNGRIHCSLNINTETGRLSARRPNLQNQPALEKDRYKIRQAFIAAPGNSLIVADYGQLELRILAHLADCRSMLDAFKAGGDFHSRTAMNMYSHIREAVEEERVLLEWHPQPGEDKPPVPLLKDAFGSERRKAKMLNFSIAYGKTPAGLARDWKVSFKEAKETVDLWYRERQEVLHWQEERKQEAIKTLRVHTLLGRCRRFPSTVNVTSAQKAHIERAAINTPVQGSAADVAMCAMLQISRNAHLKELGWRMILQRTGA, encoded by the exons ATGATGATGGCAACGGGGGTCGCCTCCACCAACCACCCCTGCCCTTCTTCTGTGGCCTATTCATCTCCGCGCGTCTTCCGTGCTTCCACCAGACCCCTCCACAG ATCTGATGGCCCAAGGTATTACAATCAATCTCCACAGTGGAAGCATGTATCTCATGCCAGGTCAAAGGCGCCTTCTACTTTATCAACCCAGAGCCCTTGCTTCCCAAATCAGATTATTTTTGACAGAAAAGTGGATTCTGGGGAATATGTTCACTCTCAAAGTAGGAGGGAAGGAAAACAATTTACTAGACATGTTAGCGGAATGCTGCTCCAAGACAGGTTTATTCCTTCTCAGAAACCAAAAAATTCTGTACCTGAAATAATGCCTCTGAAGAATGATAGGCGCAGCAATAAACTTGCATGGCTTGAAGAAActgtaaaaattaggaaaaatacaATGGAAATTTGTGATAGGAAGAACAGCATCTTCAATCAAAAGAATCAATCTGGAGATGTTGCTGTAAAAG ATTTTAATGAACCAGGATACAGAGTGAACAAAATTACCAATGTGGATTGTGTGAAGAATCCCATTCTTGATCATCCCAGGCAGACAAGTCTCTCCTTAATGCACAATTTAGGCAACAGTGTACAGTCTAACAGGTTGTCATTTCCAAAGCCTTTGGAGGAAAGACGAGAGATAATGTTTGACCCTAGAACAGATGATGTAAAGGAGTTAGTTGAGAGAAGATCTACTACTACTAATGGTGTGAATGTTGAAAAACCAGAAATTGACATTAGTAAGCTCATTACTGATGCTGATAAAAAGACACAAGATGTTGTTCAGAAAGATCTTCATGATAGGCTTTGTCGCATCTACGATGAAGTTCTTGTAGTTGATAATGTCTCTGATGCACAGAAAGTTGTCAGGATGCTCAGGAATCAGTACAGGCATCTTGTACATGCATGCGACACAGAG GTGGCCAAGATTGATGTGAAATGTGAAACTCCTGTTGATCATGGAGAGATAATATGCTTCAGTATTTATTCTGGACCAGAAGCAGATTTTGGAAATGGGAAGTCTTGTATTTGGGTAGATGTTCTTGATGGTGATGGTAAGAATATTTTGCAGGAATTTGCTCCTTTTTTTGAGGACCAATCCATCAAGAAG GTTTGGCACAACTATAGCTTTGATAAGCATATTATAGAGAACTCTGGGCTTAAAGTCTCTGGTTTTCATGCTGACACGATGCATATGGCACGGTTATGGGATTCTTCAAGACGACGTGAAGGTGGGTATTCTCTTGAAGCACTCACTAGTGATCCATCAGTGATGTCAGGGACTCAAATTTGCCCGCAAAAAGATTTGATTGGTAAAATATCAATGAAAAGCATCTTCGGACGTAAAAAGGTGAAGAAGGATGGATCTGAAGGCAAAATGACCACAATTGCTCCTGTTGAAAAGCTTCAGAGAGAAGAGCGGAAATTATGGATTTGTTATTCTGCCTTAGATTCAATAAGCACGCTGAATCTTTATGAAAGCTTGAGAAAAAAACTATTTGCAACAGCTTGGTTTCTTGATGGCATGAAAAGAGGAACCATGCTTGATTTCTACAAGGAATATTTGAGGCCATTTGGGGATATTCTGGTTAAAATGGAAACAGAGGGGATGCTGGTTGATCGTGCATACCTGGCCGAGATTGAGAAAGTGGCTCATGCAGAGCAACAGGTTGCTGCTAATAGATTCCGCAGTTGGGCATCTAGGCATTGCCCTGACGCAAGATATATGAATGTGGGAAGTGACGCACAGTTGCGCCAGCTCTTTTTTGGTGGCACTATTAACAG AAAGGACCCTAATCAGAGTATTCCAGTGGAGAGGTCTTTCAAAGTTCCCAATGTTGATAAAGTGATTGAAGAAGGCAAGAAGCTTCCCACAAAATTTCGCAATATTACTTTGCGTACCATTGTTAACGATATGCAATGTGAGATGTACACTGCATCTGGCTGGCCTTCAGTTAGTGGAGATGTGCTGAAGACCCTTGCTGGAAGGGTTGCTGCAGATTTTGATTTTACAGACGAAGTTCATGATCTGCAGTCAGAAGAGAATGTTGGAAATTCGTTTGAGACTTCGGATGGTGATGTTTCATGGGACAATGGATTTAAGAACAATCAGAACATAGACATATCTGCTTATGGAACAGCTTATGCTGCTTTTGGAGGGGGGCAGGAAGGAAGGGAGGCTTGCCATGCCATTGCTGCTTTATGTCAAATGTGCTCTATTGACTCTTTGATATCCAACTTCATTCTTCCATTGCAG GGTAGTGATGTATCAGGCAAGAATGGGCGTATTCATTGTTCACTGAATATCAACACAGAAACTGGGCGATTATCAGCTAGGAGGCCAAATTTGCAG AATCAGCCTGCTTTAGAGAAGGATCGATATAAGATCCGCCAAGCTTTTATTGCTGCACCTGGGAATTCCCTGATTGTGGCTGATTATGGTCAG CTAGAACTTAGGATTCTTGCACATCTAGCTGACTGTAGGAGCATGTTGGATGCATTCAAAGCTGGTGGAGATTTTCATTCAAGGACTGCAATGAATATGTATTCACACATCCGTGAAGCTGTTGAAGAAGAACGAGTTCTTCTTGAGTGGCATCCCCAACCCGGTGAAGATAAACCCCCAGTTCCTTTATTAAAG GATGCCTTTGGTTCTGAAAGAAGGAAAGCTAAAATGCTTAACTTTTCCATTGCTTATGGAAAAACTCCAGCTGGGCTTGCCCGGGATTGGAAG GTTTCTTTCAAGGAAGCAAAGGAAACAGTTGATCTCTGGTACAGAGAGCGACAAGAAGTGCTGCATTGGCAAGAAGAACGCAAACAAGAAGCTATTAAAACTCTACGTGTTCACACATTACTTGGTCGGTGTCGCAGGTTCCCATCCACTGTTAATGTGACTTCCGCTCAAAAGGCTCACATTGAACGTGCTGCTATAAATACTCCAGTGCAG GGTAGTGCTGCTGATGTCGCTATGTGTGCCATGTTGCAAATATCAAGGAATGCACATCTAAAGGAGCTTGGATGGAGGATGATTTTACAG AGAACAGGTGCATGA
- the LOC131145865 gene encoding DNA polymerase I A, chloroplastic/mitochondrial isoform X1 gives MMMATGVASTNHPCPSSVAYSSPRVFRASTRPLHRSDGPRYYNQSPQWKHVSHARSKAPSTLSTQSPCFPNQIIFDRKVDSGEYVHSQSRREGKQFTRHVSGMLLQDRFIPSQKPKNSVPEIMPLKNDRRSNKLAWLEETVKIRKNTMEICDRKNSIFNQKNQSGDVAVKDFNEPGYRVNKITNVDCVKNPILDHPRQTSLSLMHNLGNSVQSNRLSFPKPLEERREIMFDPRTDDVKELVERRSTTTNGVNVEKPEIDISKLITDADKKTQDVVQKDLHDRLCRIYDEVLVVDNVSDAQKVVRMLRNQYRHLVHACDTEVAKIDVKCETPVDHGEIICFSIYSGPEADFGNGKSCIWVDVLDGDGKNILQEFAPFFEDQSIKKVWHNYSFDKHIIENSGLKVSGFHADTMHMARLWDSSRRREGGYSLEALTSDPSVMSGTQICPQKDLIGKISMKSIFGRKKVKKDGSEGKMTTIAPVEKLQREERKLWICYSALDSISTLNLYESLRKKLFATAWFLDGMKRGTMLDFYKEYLRPFGDILVKMETEGMLVDRAYLAEIEKVAHAEQQVAANRFRSWASRHCPDARYMNVGSDAQLRQLFFGGTINRKDPNQSIPVERSFKVPNVDKVIEEGKKLPTKFRNITLRTIVNDMQCEMYTASGWPSVSGDVLKTLAGRVAADFDFTDEVHDLQSEENVGNSFETSDGDVSWDNGFKNNQNIDISAYGTAYAAFGGGQEGREACHAIAALCQMCSIDSLISNFILPLQGSDVSGKNGRIHCSLNINTETGRLSARRPNLQNQPALEKDRYKIRQAFIAAPGNSLIVADYGQLELRILAHLADCRSMLDAFKAGGDFHSRTAMNMYSHIREAVEEERVLLEWHPQPGEDKPPVPLLKDAFGSERRKAKMLNFSIAYGKTPAGLARDWKVSFKEAKETVDLWYRERQEVLHWQEERKQEAIKTLRVHTLLGRCRRFPSTVNVTSAQKAHIERAAINTPVQGSAADVAMCAMLQISRNAHLKELGWRMILQVHDEVILEGPTESAEVAKAIVVDCMSKPFYGKNILRVGLSVDARCAQNWYSAK, from the exons ATGATGATGGCAACGGGGGTCGCCTCCACCAACCACCCCTGCCCTTCTTCTGTGGCCTATTCATCTCCGCGCGTCTTCCGTGCTTCCACCAGACCCCTCCACAG ATCTGATGGCCCAAGGTATTACAATCAATCTCCACAGTGGAAGCATGTATCTCATGCCAGGTCAAAGGCGCCTTCTACTTTATCAACCCAGAGCCCTTGCTTCCCAAATCAGATTATTTTTGACAGAAAAGTGGATTCTGGGGAATATGTTCACTCTCAAAGTAGGAGGGAAGGAAAACAATTTACTAGACATGTTAGCGGAATGCTGCTCCAAGACAGGTTTATTCCTTCTCAGAAACCAAAAAATTCTGTACCTGAAATAATGCCTCTGAAGAATGATAGGCGCAGCAATAAACTTGCATGGCTTGAAGAAActgtaaaaattaggaaaaatacaATGGAAATTTGTGATAGGAAGAACAGCATCTTCAATCAAAAGAATCAATCTGGAGATGTTGCTGTAAAAG ATTTTAATGAACCAGGATACAGAGTGAACAAAATTACCAATGTGGATTGTGTGAAGAATCCCATTCTTGATCATCCCAGGCAGACAAGTCTCTCCTTAATGCACAATTTAGGCAACAGTGTACAGTCTAACAGGTTGTCATTTCCAAAGCCTTTGGAGGAAAGACGAGAGATAATGTTTGACCCTAGAACAGATGATGTAAAGGAGTTAGTTGAGAGAAGATCTACTACTACTAATGGTGTGAATGTTGAAAAACCAGAAATTGACATTAGTAAGCTCATTACTGATGCTGATAAAAAGACACAAGATGTTGTTCAGAAAGATCTTCATGATAGGCTTTGTCGCATCTACGATGAAGTTCTTGTAGTTGATAATGTCTCTGATGCACAGAAAGTTGTCAGGATGCTCAGGAATCAGTACAGGCATCTTGTACATGCATGCGACACAGAG GTGGCCAAGATTGATGTGAAATGTGAAACTCCTGTTGATCATGGAGAGATAATATGCTTCAGTATTTATTCTGGACCAGAAGCAGATTTTGGAAATGGGAAGTCTTGTATTTGGGTAGATGTTCTTGATGGTGATGGTAAGAATATTTTGCAGGAATTTGCTCCTTTTTTTGAGGACCAATCCATCAAGAAG GTTTGGCACAACTATAGCTTTGATAAGCATATTATAGAGAACTCTGGGCTTAAAGTCTCTGGTTTTCATGCTGACACGATGCATATGGCACGGTTATGGGATTCTTCAAGACGACGTGAAGGTGGGTATTCTCTTGAAGCACTCACTAGTGATCCATCAGTGATGTCAGGGACTCAAATTTGCCCGCAAAAAGATTTGATTGGTAAAATATCAATGAAAAGCATCTTCGGACGTAAAAAGGTGAAGAAGGATGGATCTGAAGGCAAAATGACCACAATTGCTCCTGTTGAAAAGCTTCAGAGAGAAGAGCGGAAATTATGGATTTGTTATTCTGCCTTAGATTCAATAAGCACGCTGAATCTTTATGAAAGCTTGAGAAAAAAACTATTTGCAACAGCTTGGTTTCTTGATGGCATGAAAAGAGGAACCATGCTTGATTTCTACAAGGAATATTTGAGGCCATTTGGGGATATTCTGGTTAAAATGGAAACAGAGGGGATGCTGGTTGATCGTGCATACCTGGCCGAGATTGAGAAAGTGGCTCATGCAGAGCAACAGGTTGCTGCTAATAGATTCCGCAGTTGGGCATCTAGGCATTGCCCTGACGCAAGATATATGAATGTGGGAAGTGACGCACAGTTGCGCCAGCTCTTTTTTGGTGGCACTATTAACAG AAAGGACCCTAATCAGAGTATTCCAGTGGAGAGGTCTTTCAAAGTTCCCAATGTTGATAAAGTGATTGAAGAAGGCAAGAAGCTTCCCACAAAATTTCGCAATATTACTTTGCGTACCATTGTTAACGATATGCAATGTGAGATGTACACTGCATCTGGCTGGCCTTCAGTTAGTGGAGATGTGCTGAAGACCCTTGCTGGAAGGGTTGCTGCAGATTTTGATTTTACAGACGAAGTTCATGATCTGCAGTCAGAAGAGAATGTTGGAAATTCGTTTGAGACTTCGGATGGTGATGTTTCATGGGACAATGGATTTAAGAACAATCAGAACATAGACATATCTGCTTATGGAACAGCTTATGCTGCTTTTGGAGGGGGGCAGGAAGGAAGGGAGGCTTGCCATGCCATTGCTGCTTTATGTCAAATGTGCTCTATTGACTCTTTGATATCCAACTTCATTCTTCCATTGCAG GGTAGTGATGTATCAGGCAAGAATGGGCGTATTCATTGTTCACTGAATATCAACACAGAAACTGGGCGATTATCAGCTAGGAGGCCAAATTTGCAG AATCAGCCTGCTTTAGAGAAGGATCGATATAAGATCCGCCAAGCTTTTATTGCTGCACCTGGGAATTCCCTGATTGTGGCTGATTATGGTCAG CTAGAACTTAGGATTCTTGCACATCTAGCTGACTGTAGGAGCATGTTGGATGCATTCAAAGCTGGTGGAGATTTTCATTCAAGGACTGCAATGAATATGTATTCACACATCCGTGAAGCTGTTGAAGAAGAACGAGTTCTTCTTGAGTGGCATCCCCAACCCGGTGAAGATAAACCCCCAGTTCCTTTATTAAAG GATGCCTTTGGTTCTGAAAGAAGGAAAGCTAAAATGCTTAACTTTTCCATTGCTTATGGAAAAACTCCAGCTGGGCTTGCCCGGGATTGGAAG GTTTCTTTCAAGGAAGCAAAGGAAACAGTTGATCTCTGGTACAGAGAGCGACAAGAAGTGCTGCATTGGCAAGAAGAACGCAAACAAGAAGCTATTAAAACTCTACGTGTTCACACATTACTTGGTCGGTGTCGCAGGTTCCCATCCACTGTTAATGTGACTTCCGCTCAAAAGGCTCACATTGAACGTGCTGCTATAAATACTCCAGTGCAG GGTAGTGCTGCTGATGTCGCTATGTGTGCCATGTTGCAAATATCAAGGAATGCACATCTAAAGGAGCTTGGATGGAGGATGATTTTACAG GTGCATGATGAAGTTATTTTGGAAGGGCCAACCGAGTCAGCTGAGGTTGCAAAGGCTATAGTTGTTGACTGCATGTCCAAACCCTTTTATGGCAAGAATATTCTAAGGGTCGGCCTTTCCGTTGACGCAAGGTGTGCCCAAAACTGGTATTCTGCGAAGTAG